In Fundidesulfovibrio soli, a single window of DNA contains:
- a CDS encoding universal stress protein — protein sequence MAEFKKILCAVDFSDQSPKLADYAKTLARCTGAKLLCVYVAPSLSQYVGFHVPPSSIESFVGEIVAGADTSMEAYLKAHFAGADASGKVLVGYPAEEILNLAEDEKVDLIIMGTHGRTGIDRILFGSVAEKIVKSSKCPVLTIRPEHQADED from the coding sequence ATGGCCGAATTCAAGAAGATCCTGTGCGCGGTGGACTTTTCCGACCAAAGCCCCAAGCTGGCCGACTACGCCAAGACCCTGGCCCGCTGCACCGGAGCGAAGCTTCTGTGCGTGTACGTCGCGCCTTCCCTTTCGCAGTACGTGGGCTTCCATGTGCCGCCCAGCTCCATCGAGTCCTTCGTGGGCGAGATCGTGGCCGGGGCCGACACCAGCATGGAGGCCTATCTCAAGGCCCACTTCGCCGGCGCGGACGCCAGCGGCAAGGTCCTGGTGGGCTATCCCGCCGAGGAGATCCTCAATCTGGCCGAGGACGAAAAGGTGGACCTGATCATCATGGGCACCCACGGGCGCACCGGCATCGACCGCATCCTCTTCGGCTCCGTGGCCGAGAAGATCGTCAAGAGCTCCAAGTGCCCCGTGCTGACTATCCGCCCCGAACACCAGGCCGACGAGGATTGA
- the hisC gene encoding histidinol-phosphate transaminase, protein MDPKDTLRPEVLEFTPYSPGLSIDEIKERYKLASVIKLASNENPLGASPLVQRVLSRRSEVVFRYPQSGNPRLVKAIAGHHGVPVECVVPGNGSDEIIDLLLRVKARPGVDNVVAFQPCFSIYRLQAKLCGVEMRQAPLAQDFRFPFESMLELCDENTALVFLTNPDNPSGHAVKAAEIAYLAKAMPPRALLVVDEAYVEFAEPEQEYSVMNRLESLPNVVVLRTFSKLYGLAGLRLGFGVMPAWLADLVMRVRLPFSVNLLAEAAGMAALEDTHFRVATLETVRKGRSWLTAELERLGCTVQPSQANFLLFTPPTEAKALFEALLARGIIIRPLSSYGLPESLRVSIGSEPENRAFIQAMSEIMGIHD, encoded by the coding sequence ATGGATCCCAAAGACACGCTGCGCCCCGAGGTGCTGGAGTTCACTCCGTACTCCCCGGGGCTGTCCATCGACGAGATCAAGGAGCGCTACAAGCTGGCCAGCGTCATCAAGCTGGCCAGCAACGAGAACCCCCTGGGAGCCTCCCCGCTGGTGCAGCGGGTGCTCTCGCGCCGCTCCGAGGTGGTGTTCCGCTACCCGCAGTCCGGCAACCCCAGGCTGGTCAAGGCCATCGCCGGGCACCACGGGGTGCCCGTGGAGTGCGTGGTGCCGGGTAACGGCTCCGACGAGATCATCGACCTCTTGCTGCGCGTGAAGGCCCGCCCGGGCGTGGACAACGTGGTGGCCTTCCAGCCCTGCTTCAGCATCTACCGCCTGCAGGCCAAGCTCTGCGGCGTGGAGATGCGTCAGGCCCCCCTGGCGCAGGACTTCCGCTTCCCCTTCGAGTCCATGCTGGAGCTCTGCGACGAGAACACGGCCCTGGTGTTCCTCACCAACCCGGACAACCCGTCCGGGCACGCGGTCAAGGCCGCCGAGATCGCCTACCTGGCCAAGGCCATGCCGCCGCGCGCCCTGCTGGTGGTGGACGAGGCCTACGTGGAGTTCGCCGAGCCCGAGCAGGAATACTCGGTGATGAACCGCCTGGAGAGCCTGCCCAACGTGGTGGTGCTGCGCACCTTCTCCAAGCTCTACGGCCTGGCCGGGCTGCGCCTGGGTTTCGGCGTGATGCCCGCCTGGCTGGCCGACCTGGTCATGCGCGTGCGCCTGCCCTTCAGCGTGAACCTGCTGGCCGAGGCTGCGGGCATGGCCGCCCTGGAGGACACGCACTTCCGCGTGGCCACCCTGGAGACCGTGCGCAAGGGCCGGAGCTGGCTCACGGCCGAGCTTGAGCGCCTGGGCTGCACGGTGCAGCCCTCCCAGGCCAACTTCCTGCTGTTCACGCCGCCAACCGAGGCCAAGGCCCTGTTCGAGGCACTGCTGGCGCGCGGCATCATCATCCGGCCCCTGTCCAGCTACGGCCTGCCGGAGAGCCTGCGCGTGAGCATCGGCAGCGAGCCGGAGAACCGCGCCTTCATCCAGGCCATGTCCGAGATCATGGGCATCCATGACTGA
- the cmk gene encoding (d)CMP kinase, translating into MTEPSIITLDGPAGVGKTTLARMLAQALGVAYLDTGAMFRATALRLGEGGWDLPPDELNKRLDGLEFGLKGVGSDSVLLCNGEPVGDEVRTEQAGVWASRVAARPEVREFQKKAQRAIGASVSLVVEGRDMGSVVFPLAARKIFLDADPRVRAQRRAEQLKAMGQPADLAAIEASIRERDERDRNRPIAPLAPAEDAVIVDTSHLTLEQVFARLKDLTRAGRP; encoded by the coding sequence ATGACTGAGCCTTCCATCATCACGCTGGACGGCCCCGCCGGGGTGGGCAAGACCACCCTGGCGCGGATGCTGGCCCAGGCCCTGGGCGTGGCCTACCTGGATACCGGGGCCATGTTCCGGGCCACGGCGCTGCGCCTGGGCGAAGGCGGGTGGGACCTGCCCCCGGACGAATTGAACAAGCGGCTGGACGGCCTGGAGTTCGGCCTGAAGGGCGTCGGTTCCGATTCCGTGCTACTGTGCAATGGCGAGCCCGTGGGCGACGAGGTGCGCACGGAGCAGGCGGGCGTCTGGGCCTCCAGGGTGGCGGCCCGGCCCGAGGTGCGCGAGTTCCAGAAGAAGGCCCAGCGGGCCATCGGGGCCAGCGTCTCCCTGGTGGTCGAAGGGCGTGACATGGGCAGCGTGGTCTTCCCCTTGGCCGCCCGCAAGATATTCCTGGACGCGGACCCGCGCGTGCGCGCCCAGCGTCGGGCGGAGCAACTGAAGGCAATGGGCCAGCCCGCCGACCTGGCCGCCATCGAGGCATCCATCCGGGAGCGCGACGAGCGCGACCGCAACCGCCCCATCGCGCCCCTGGCCCCAGCCGAGGACGCCGTCATCGTGGACACCTCGCACCTGACATTGGAGCAAGTGTTCGCGCGCCTCAAGGACCTGACGAGGGCCGGGCGCCCCTAG
- a CDS encoding alpha/beta fold hydrolase: protein MPYARVTLRDGTALNVYDSGTDSPAPPLLFVHGNSCDHTFLTPQIEHFQRTRRVIAPDLRGHGESDAPQEGYAFVELAEDLADMLDRLEGTPGRAVAAVGHSMGGVVALELAHHHPELVAGVACLDSTVLSPPGRPSRIHSLLDGLRSTAWQGYFLRYFEAAFDPMDDPQRKQAILERMLRTPQHVIVALFEQWRIADGAAAARACRAPMLYVASSRPRTDTAQLSELCPQLMHGQVVGSGHFLTLEVPGQVNAMLERFLEISGL from the coding sequence ATGCCATACGCACGCGTCACACTTCGGGACGGCACAGCGCTCAACGTCTACGACAGCGGCACGGACAGCCCCGCCCCGCCGCTGCTCTTCGTCCACGGCAACAGCTGCGACCACACCTTCCTGACCCCGCAGATCGAGCATTTCCAGAGGACGCGGCGGGTCATCGCGCCGGACCTGCGCGGCCACGGCGAGAGCGACGCCCCCCAGGAGGGCTACGCCTTCGTGGAACTGGCGGAGGACCTGGCGGACATGCTGGATCGGCTTGAGGGCACGCCGGGCCGCGCCGTGGCCGCCGTGGGCCACAGCATGGGCGGCGTGGTGGCGCTGGAGCTGGCCCACCACCACCCGGAGTTGGTGGCCGGCGTGGCCTGCCTGGACTCCACGGTGCTCTCGCCCCCGGGCAGGCCCAGCCGCATCCACTCCCTGCTGGACGGACTGCGCTCCACGGCCTGGCAGGGCTACTTCCTGCGCTATTTCGAGGCCGCCTTCGACCCCATGGACGACCCTCAGCGCAAGCAGGCCATCCTGGAGCGCATGCTGCGCACCCCCCAGCACGTGATCGTGGCCCTGTTCGAGCAGTGGCGCATAGCGGACGGCGCGGCGGCCGCGCGGGCCTGCCGGGCACCCATGCTCTACGTGGCCTCCTCGCGGCCCAGGACCGACACTGCGCAGCTGTCGGAGCTGTGCCCCCAGCTGATGCACGGCCAAGTGGTGGGCTCGGGGCACTTCCTCACGCTGGAAGTGCCCGGCCAGGTAAACGCCATGCTGGAGAGATTTCTGGAGATAAGCGGGCTCTAG
- a CDS encoding histidine kinase dimerization/phosphoacceptor domain -containing protein — translation MNPPRRLVLLILVVFGCWSGFTYYLYYMALRNDVESTRELALVEARMAYEKDVTYRRWAARMGGLYAEITETLLPNPYLDVPDRDPVTESGRKLTLINPAYMTRMVHGVMHEDAGLKAHITSLEPIRPANAPTAWEAKALESFKRGVGEFHELAVDDGREVMRFMRPMVTEEPCLKCHAKQGYKLGEIRGGISVTVPLDKYAQSLASTARGTAIRYSGIFLAGSGLILTMFLLLVRHEQHRNAAELALRESEERIRESEALFRAVFENAGDAIYLTDIKGRLLGVNNEALRQTGFSRQEFSGMSVPDLDAAYTPEAFEEFSRHMAEDRTTSFETEHRRKDGGVFPVEVRVAYFELGPEPRLIGVARDITGRKQAEREMTASLKEKDILLREIHHRVKNNLQIISSLLSIQEQGLNNPEAKAALLEGRGRIASMALIHEQLYHSRDFSEIDLKAYLEQFVPRLVATYMAGRDVSLVMELPDVSLSLDKAIPFGLIMNELVTNAIKHGLRDRSVGEVRVRLSLDGGHLEATVADDGAGLPPDFDLAGANTLGLQIVTLLTEQLHGRLTVESGPGAVFRVRIPIGQPGA, via the coding sequence ATGAACCCGCCCCGCAGACTGGTCCTGCTGATTCTGGTCGTCTTCGGGTGTTGGTCCGGCTTCACATATTACCTGTATTACATGGCCCTGCGAAACGACGTGGAATCCACCAGGGAACTGGCCCTGGTGGAGGCTCGCATGGCCTACGAGAAGGACGTCACCTACCGCCGCTGGGCAGCGCGCATGGGCGGGCTCTACGCCGAGATAACCGAGACCCTGCTTCCGAACCCCTACCTCGACGTGCCTGACAGGGACCCCGTCACCGAATCGGGCAGGAAGCTCACCCTGATCAACCCCGCCTACATGACGCGCATGGTGCACGGCGTCATGCACGAGGACGCCGGGCTTAAGGCCCACATCACCAGCCTGGAGCCCATCAGGCCCGCGAACGCCCCCACTGCCTGGGAGGCCAAGGCGCTGGAATCCTTCAAGCGGGGCGTCGGGGAGTTCCACGAGCTCGCCGTGGACGATGGCCGCGAGGTCATGCGCTTCATGCGGCCCATGGTCACGGAGGAGCCCTGCCTGAAGTGCCACGCCAAGCAGGGGTACAAACTGGGCGAGATCCGCGGCGGCATCAGCGTGACAGTGCCCCTGGACAAGTACGCGCAGTCGCTCGCCAGCACGGCGAGGGGCACGGCCATCCGCTACAGCGGGATATTCCTGGCCGGGTCCGGCCTCATCCTGACCATGTTCCTGCTGCTTGTGCGGCACGAGCAGCATCGAAACGCAGCCGAGCTGGCCCTGCGGGAATCGGAGGAGAGAATCCGCGAGAGCGAGGCGCTTTTCCGCGCCGTGTTCGAAAACGCCGGCGACGCCATCTATCTCACGGACATCAAGGGCCGTCTGCTGGGGGTGAACAACGAGGCCCTGCGCCAGACCGGCTTCTCGCGGCAGGAGTTCTCCGGCATGAGCGTGCCCGACCTGGATGCCGCCTACACGCCGGAAGCCTTCGAGGAGTTCTCCCGGCACATGGCGGAGGACCGCACGACCTCCTTCGAGACCGAGCATCGCCGCAAGGACGGCGGGGTATTCCCCGTCGAAGTCCGCGTGGCGTATTTCGAGCTAGGGCCGGAACCGCGGCTCATCGGCGTGGCCCGCGACATCACCGGGCGCAAGCAGGCCGAACGGGAGATGACCGCATCCCTCAAGGAGAAGGACATCCTCCTGCGCGAGATCCACCACAGGGTGAAAAACAACCTCCAGATCATCTCCAGCCTGCTGAGCATCCAGGAGCAGGGGTTGAACAACCCCGAAGCCAAGGCGGCGCTGCTGGAAGGCAGGGGCCGGATCGCCTCCATGGCTCTGATCCACGAGCAGCTCTATCACTCGCGGGATTTCAGCGAGATAGACCTCAAGGCCTACCTGGAGCAGTTCGTGCCCAGGCTGGTGGCCACCTACATGGCCGGCAGGGACGTCAGCCTTGTCATGGAGCTGCCGGACGTGTCCCTGAGCCTGGACAAGGCAATCCCCTTCGGGCTGATCATGAACGAACTGGTCACCAACGCCATCAAGCACGGGCTCAGGGACAGGTCCGTCGGAGAGGTGCGGGTGCGCCTGAGCCTGGACGGCGGCCACCTGGAGGCCACCGTGGCCGACGACGGCGCGGGCCTGCCCCCGGACTTCGACCTGGCCGGGGCGAACACCCTGGGCCTGCAGATCGTCACGCTGCTGACCGAACAGCTGCATGGGCGCCTCACTGTGGAATCCGGCCCGGGGGCGGTGTTCAGGGTCCGCATCCCCATCGGTCAGCCCGGCGCTTGA
- a CDS encoding peroxiredoxin produces MTLRINSEAPDFTAETTEGTIRFHDWIGDGWAILFSHPKDYTPVCTTELGYMAGLKPEFDKRNCKIIGLSVDPVSDHVKWAKDIEETQGHAVTYPMIGDTDLAIAKLYDMLEEDDGTSAQGRTAANNATVRSVFLIGPDKRIKAMLTYPMSSGRNFDEVLRLLDSCQLTARHKVATPVNWKQGEDVIIIPSVSDAEAKEKYPAGWKAPKPYIRIVAQPK; encoded by the coding sequence ATGACCTTGCGCATCAACAGCGAAGCCCCGGACTTCACCGCGGAGACAACGGAGGGCACCATCCGCTTCCACGACTGGATCGGTGACGGCTGGGCGATCCTGTTCTCACACCCCAAGGACTACACACCGGTCTGCACCACCGAACTCGGCTACATGGCCGGCCTCAAGCCGGAATTCGACAAGCGCAACTGCAAGATCATCGGGCTGAGCGTGGACCCGGTGAGCGACCATGTGAAATGGGCCAAGGATATCGAGGAGACCCAGGGGCACGCCGTCACCTATCCGATGATCGGCGACACGGACCTGGCCATCGCGAAGCTCTACGACATGCTCGAGGAGGACGACGGCACCTCGGCGCAGGGACGCACGGCGGCCAACAACGCCACCGTCCGCTCCGTGTTCCTCATCGGGCCTGACAAGAGGATCAAGGCCATGCTCACCTATCCGATGAGCTCCGGCCGAAACTTCGACGAGGTGCTGCGGCTTCTCGATTCGTGCCAGCTCACGGCCAGACACAAGGTGGCCACGCCGGTCAACTGGAAACAGGGCGAGGACGTCATCATCATTCCCTCGGTCTCCGACGCCGAGGCCAAGGAAAAGTACCCGGCCGGCTGGAAGGCGCCGAAACCCTACATCCGGATCGTGGCGCAGCCGAAATAG
- a CDS encoding 3'-5' exonuclease, translating into MNTPFEPPRAMLPEELAALPQARYEGEVVIAQTPDEALRALERLGGEAVLGFDTETRPTFKRGVNYLPSLVQLAGAELVVLVRPGAFAAWSELTAVLGNEAVVKAGVAVRDDLTALGKLGPVAPKRFEDVGEWAKKFGWPVTGLRNLAAGLLGLRVSKKARLTNWEASCLSPAQVCYAATDAWVSRELYLAMEAIRPLLKKKEAAARAKAARKAAKGE; encoded by the coding sequence ATGAACACCCCCTTCGAACCACCCCGCGCCATGCTGCCCGAAGAGTTGGCCGCCCTGCCACAGGCGCGCTACGAGGGCGAGGTCGTCATCGCACAGACCCCGGACGAGGCCCTTCGCGCACTGGAGCGCCTGGGCGGAGAGGCCGTGCTGGGCTTCGACACCGAAACGCGCCCCACGTTCAAGCGCGGGGTCAACTACCTGCCCTCCCTGGTGCAGCTGGCCGGGGCCGAGCTGGTGGTGCTGGTGCGCCCCGGAGCCTTCGCGGCCTGGAGCGAGCTGACGGCCGTTCTTGGGAACGAAGCCGTGGTCAAGGCCGGGGTGGCCGTGCGCGACGACCTCACCGCCCTGGGCAAGCTGGGCCCCGTGGCGCCGAAACGTTTCGAGGATGTGGGGGAGTGGGCCAAGAAGTTCGGCTGGCCCGTGACGGGGCTGCGCAACCTGGCGGCGGGCCTTCTGGGGTTGCGCGTCTCCAAGAAGGCCCGGCTGACCAACTGGGAGGCCAGCTGTCTGAGCCCCGCGCAGGTCTGCTACGCGGCAACCGACGCCTGGGTCAGCAGGGAGCTGTATCTGGCCATGGAGGCCATCCGTCCGCTGCTCAAGAAGAAGGAGGCCGCCGCCCGCGCCAAGGCCGCCAGGAAAGCCGCCAAGGGAGAGTAA
- a CDS encoding alginate O-acetyltransferase AlgX-related protein — MGNTANSRASRIVAVMVSIVFIGAILVPVTANILKINPEVPLQESDTNPMPSFSMDFPTVGQVIYKLRRNWLDRNFGLRRVLVRWEQLLDVRVLKASMPWDPVLAGNDDWLYLAQENPQLNVVNDWRVTVPLTPGQLDIWVNIFRTRRDWLAEKGIRYMVVVAPNKVSIYPDYIPKRFTKARPFNKMDQMVQALTSAGIDVVDLRPALREARANGTAFYRTDSHWTPFGAFFAYQEIASRLQKYFPNLKPAPLSDYAVGERPGLKGGLAGMIAMSDIYTENVVTMEPLSPRKARETTGREAGLNEFQPLSIYENEDASLPRTVVLRDSFVHEVIPFLAEHFSRMVFVWPFPTDAVHVRGFKPQIILDEKPDIVIDEFVERYFTQPPPPSALPMEQ; from the coding sequence ATGGGCAACACAGCCAACAGCAGGGCGAGCAGAATCGTCGCAGTGATGGTCTCCATCGTGTTCATCGGGGCCATCCTCGTGCCCGTGACGGCCAACATCCTCAAGATCAACCCCGAAGTGCCCCTTCAGGAGAGCGATACCAACCCCATGCCCAGCTTCAGCATGGACTTCCCCACCGTGGGGCAGGTGATCTACAAGCTGCGGCGCAACTGGCTGGACCGCAACTTCGGCCTGCGCAGGGTGCTGGTGCGCTGGGAGCAGCTGCTCGACGTGCGGGTGCTCAAGGCCTCCATGCCGTGGGACCCGGTGCTGGCGGGCAACGACGACTGGCTCTACCTGGCCCAGGAGAACCCGCAGCTCAACGTCGTCAACGACTGGCGCGTGACCGTCCCGCTGACTCCCGGGCAGCTCGACATCTGGGTGAACATCTTCCGCACCCGGCGCGACTGGCTGGCCGAGAAAGGCATCCGCTACATGGTGGTGGTGGCCCCCAACAAGGTGAGCATCTACCCGGATTACATCCCGAAGCGCTTCACCAAGGCCCGGCCTTTCAACAAGATGGACCAGATGGTCCAGGCCCTGACCAGCGCTGGCATCGACGTGGTGGACCTGCGCCCCGCACTGCGCGAGGCCCGGGCCAATGGCACCGCATTCTACCGCACGGACAGTCACTGGACGCCGTTCGGCGCCTTCTTCGCCTACCAGGAGATCGCGTCCAGGCTCCAAAAATACTTCCCGAACCTCAAGCCCGCGCCGCTTTCGGACTACGCGGTGGGCGAGCGCCCGGGCCTCAAGGGCGGCCTGGCCGGCATGATCGCCATGAGCGACATCTACACCGAGAACGTGGTGACCATGGAGCCGCTCTCGCCGCGCAAGGCCCGGGAGACCACCGGCCGCGAGGCCGGGCTCAACGAGTTCCAGCCGCTCTCCATCTACGAGAACGAGGACGCCTCCCTGCCCAGGACCGTGGTTCTCCGCGACTCCTTCGTGCACGAGGTCATCCCCTTCCTGGCTGAACACTTCTCGCGCATGGTGTTCGTCTGGCCCTTCCCCACGGACGCGGTGCACGTGCGCGGCTTCAAGCCCCAGATCATCCTGGATGAGAAGCCCGACATCGTCATCGACGAGTTCGTGGAGCGCTATTTCACCCAACCACCCCCTCCTTCCGCTCTGCCCATGGAGCAGTGA
- a CDS encoding MBOAT family O-acyltransferase, translating into MVFSSASFLFYFLPLVLLLYYVGASTLKIRNTLLLAASFVFYAWGEGAYTIVMAISILANFWFGLWVHNAHRTSSAKLQIGLAIAFNITLLVVFKYTNFIVDNLNHFGVIPLGLQPIDVGKVHLPIGVSFFTFHCISYLMDIYRRQTPPNASLGQLALYIALFPQLVAGPIVRYKDIASQLSGRTVTVERFAYGVQRFVTGLGKKVLIANVVALPADKIFAVPADQLTTSVAWLGVLYYTLQIYFDFSGYSDMAIGLAHMFGFKFLENFNYPYISRNIREFWRRWHISLSTWYRDYLYIPLGGNRCSNARVTFNLVLVFFLCGLWHGASWSFIIWGLFHGFFLGLERTRFGAWMDKAWSPLAHAYTMLVVMVGWVFFRAENLDQATAFLKAMAGLGTGTGMEWHPGLFINPKVAIVLVLAVVGSAPVIPWLAAWRTRMLERTGSFFYGPFVDALTGLVAMPSILLLSCMALASGTHNPFIYFQF; encoded by the coding sequence ATGGTCTTCAGTTCCGCATCATTTCTTTTCTATTTTCTGCCACTGGTGCTGCTGCTCTACTATGTCGGCGCATCCACCCTCAAGATTCGCAACACCCTGCTGCTGGCGGCCAGCTTCGTGTTCTACGCCTGGGGCGAGGGGGCCTACACCATCGTCATGGCCATCTCGATCCTGGCCAACTTCTGGTTCGGGCTTTGGGTGCACAACGCCCACCGCACCTCCTCGGCCAAACTTCAGATCGGGCTGGCCATCGCCTTCAACATCACCCTGCTGGTGGTCTTCAAATACACCAACTTCATCGTTGACAACCTCAATCATTTCGGGGTGATACCGCTGGGGCTGCAGCCCATCGACGTGGGCAAGGTCCACCTGCCCATCGGCGTCTCCTTCTTCACGTTCCACTGCATCTCCTACCTGATGGACATCTACCGCCGGCAGACCCCGCCCAACGCCTCGCTCGGCCAGCTGGCGCTCTACATCGCCCTGTTCCCGCAGCTGGTGGCCGGCCCCATCGTCCGCTACAAGGACATCGCGAGCCAGCTCTCCGGGCGCACCGTCACCGTGGAGCGCTTCGCCTACGGCGTGCAGCGCTTCGTCACCGGCCTGGGCAAGAAGGTGCTCATCGCCAACGTGGTGGCCCTGCCCGCCGACAAGATTTTCGCCGTGCCCGCCGACCAGCTGACCACCTCCGTGGCCTGGCTGGGCGTGCTCTACTACACCCTGCAGATCTATTTCGACTTCTCCGGATACTCCGACATGGCCATCGGCCTGGCGCACATGTTCGGCTTCAAGTTCCTGGAGAACTTCAACTACCCCTACATCTCCCGCAACATCCGCGAGTTCTGGCGGCGCTGGCACATCTCGCTCTCCACCTGGTACCGCGACTACCTCTACATTCCGCTGGGGGGCAACCGCTGCTCCAACGCGCGCGTCACCTTCAACCTGGTGCTGGTCTTCTTCCTGTGCGGGCTGTGGCACGGAGCCAGCTGGAGCTTCATCATCTGGGGCCTGTTCCACGGTTTCTTCCTGGGCCTGGAGCGCACCCGCTTCGGGGCCTGGATGGACAAGGCATGGAGCCCGCTGGCCCACGCATACACCATGCTGGTGGTCATGGTGGGCTGGGTGTTCTTCCGGGCCGAAAACCTGGATCAGGCCACTGCCTTCCTCAAGGCCATGGCGGGGCTGGGCACCGGCACCGGCATGGAGTGGCACCCCGGCCTGTTCATCAACCCCAAGGTCGCCATCGTGCTGGTGCTGGCCGTGGTCGGCTCCGCGCCCGTGATCCCCTGGCTGGCCGCCTGGCGCACGCGTATGCTGGAGCGCACCGGCAGCTTCTTCTACGGCCCCTTTGTCGACGCCCTCACCGGCCTGGTGGCCATGCCCTCAATCCTGCTGCTCTCCTGCATGGCGCTGGCCAGCGGCACGCACAATCCTTTCATCTATTTCCAGTTCTGA
- the mazG gene encoding nucleoside triphosphate pyrophosphohydrolase, with product MPNTGDSLAKLRQVVSTLLGPEGCPWDRKQTPETLCDYVIEEAHELVEAIRAGDEHGTMEELGDVLFLLCFLGALYENKGSFTLADSIDAIAAKMIRRHPHVFEGLNVENQEELLRNWERIKRQEKDNKEGVFASLPKGLPPLLKAYRLNAKAARHHFTWEDDAAQAAQMGREWQELQEALAAGDQARVEAEYGDYLFCVVEYGRRLGVKANSALEGANARFLARFEAMEALAAERGLNTADFQLSDWDALWDEVKKREK from the coding sequence ATGCCCAATACAGGCGACTCCCTGGCCAAGCTGCGCCAGGTCGTTTCCACGCTGCTTGGCCCCGAGGGCTGCCCCTGGGACCGCAAGCAGACCCCCGAGACCCTCTGCGACTACGTGATCGAGGAAGCCCACGAGCTGGTGGAAGCCATCCGCGCCGGCGACGAACACGGCACCATGGAGGAGCTGGGCGACGTGCTCTTCCTGCTCTGCTTCCTGGGCGCGCTCTACGAGAACAAGGGCTCCTTCACCCTGGCCGACTCCATCGACGCCATCGCGGCCAAGATGATCCGCCGCCACCCCCACGTGTTCGAGGGCCTGAACGTGGAGAACCAGGAGGAGCTGCTGCGCAACTGGGAGCGCATCAAGCGCCAGGAGAAGGACAACAAGGAGGGCGTATTCGCCTCCCTGCCCAAGGGCCTGCCCCCGCTGCTCAAGGCCTACCGCCTCAACGCCAAGGCCGCCCGCCACCACTTCACCTGGGAGGACGACGCGGCGCAGGCCGCCCAGATGGGCCGCGAGTGGCAGGAGCTGCAGGAGGCCCTCGCCGCCGGGGATCAGGCGCGCGTGGAGGCCGAGTACGGGGATTATCTTTTCTGCGTCGTGGAGTACGGGCGCAGGCTGGGCGTGAAGGCCAACTCCGCCCTGGAGGGCGCCAACGCCCGCTTCCTGGCCCGCTTCGAGGCCATGGAGGCCCTGGCCGCCGAGCGCGGCCTGAACACTGCGGACTTCCAGCTGTCGGACTGGGACGCCCTCTGGGACGAGGTCAAGAAGCGGGAGAAATAG
- a CDS encoding CvpA family protein: MNIADLALLIIWGFFFFRGYLRGLVKEAASILALVFGFKLAVAYSPQLSPHITPLVSNPAFAGPAAFIIIFVGTMIACSLIVMGITGLMKLTLIDWANKFFGGFFGLAKGVLLTAVVLWVWTALLPRPEFMASSKLVPVLEKVDAFISDYIPPDWKQKLKSLTPPPVAPQKKVVEPPAPPPAPAPAKPQGQKKSTI, from the coding sequence GTGAACATCGCCGATCTCGCCCTGCTCATCATCTGGGGCTTCTTCTTTTTCAGGGGGTACCTGCGGGGCCTCGTCAAGGAGGCGGCCTCCATCCTGGCGCTGGTGTTCGGCTTCAAGCTGGCCGTGGCCTATTCGCCGCAGCTCTCCCCGCATATCACGCCTCTTGTCTCCAACCCGGCCTTCGCCGGTCCGGCCGCGTTCATCATCATTTTCGTGGGCACCATGATCGCCTGCTCGCTGATCGTGATGGGCATCACGGGGCTGATGAAGCTCACGCTCATCGACTGGGCCAACAAGTTCTTCGGCGGATTCTTCGGCCTGGCCAAGGGCGTGCTGCTCACGGCGGTGGTGCTCTGGGTCTGGACGGCGCTCCTGCCCCGGCCCGAGTTCATGGCCAGCTCCAAGCTGGTGCCGGTGCTGGAGAAGGTGGACGCCTTCATCTCCGATTACATCCCGCCGGACTGGAAGCAGAAGCTCAAGAGCCTCACCCCCCCGCCGGTGGCGCCCCAGAAGAAGGTGGTGGAGCCTCCCGCCCCGCCGCCCGCGCCCGCCCCCGCCAAGCCCCAGGGCCAGAAGAAAAGCACCATATAA
- a CDS encoding methylated-DNA--[protein]-cysteine S-methyltransferase, translated as MILTETLVSAPLRLDLAWSDGKLRNISLSWSAPGDAPRPVTQMGRELAKALDRYVAGERVDWPGLPIELEGMPRFKRRVLEELIRVPAGQVVSYGGLAAACGSPGAARAVGQVMANNRWPLIYPCHRVLASGGGLGGFGPGLEMKKWLLTLEGAL; from the coding sequence ATGATCCTCACCGAAACGCTCGTGTCGGCCCCGCTGCGCCTGGACCTGGCCTGGAGCGACGGCAAGCTCCGGAATATCTCGCTCTCCTGGTCCGCCCCGGGGGACGCGCCCCGCCCCGTGACCCAGATGGGCCGCGAGCTGGCCAAGGCCCTGGACCGCTACGTGGCCGGGGAGCGCGTGGACTGGCCCGGGCTGCCCATCGAGCTGGAGGGGATGCCCCGCTTCAAGCGCCGCGTGCTGGAGGAGCTTATCCGCGTCCCCGCCGGGCAGGTGGTGAGCTACGGCGGGCTGGCCGCGGCCTGCGGCAGCCCTGGCGCGGCGCGGGCCGTCGGGCAGGTGATGGCAAACAACCGCTGGCCTCTGATCTACCCCTGCCACCGGGTGCTGGCTTCCGGCGGCGGACTGGGCGGCTTCGGCCCGGGGCTCGAGATGAAGAAGTGGCTGCTCACGCTGGAGGGGGCGCTGTAG